In one Juglans regia cultivar Chandler chromosome 11, Walnut 2.0, whole genome shotgun sequence genomic region, the following are encoded:
- the LOC108997712 gene encoding la-related protein 1C-like, with amino-acid sequence MATSSSANADSASATNQSPRHSTVGADTVGSPQSRRATRVVSSSLPPWTQIVRGQSEPVAAAPSSPSHTTAVTEPAVALVVVEESMGEGSENGPNGNAGKRPAWNKPSNGPAPDVGAVMGAASWPALSVSTRASAKPSSESSKCLSDIVSPVAPSQGTGTTSSSSQKQVSNNANSNPTSNHSINTRQRSMKRHGVSTSSNGGLPPQQQAPPGAVIDGGLNNPSPKDHMQRSGFSSQSHSGNDHPPQRNSFRNRNGGSHTRGDGSHHHNYKGRHDHERGNSDWNAHRNFAGKDTHMQPQRVIHRFMRGPPSPQSSAPFIPPPTVRPYGGPIGFPDMPPPMVYVAAPSPESLRGMPFVAPIPPHALFFHASDPQLYTKIVNQIDYYFSNENLVKDIYLRQNMDDQGWVPIKLIAGFKKVMLLTENIQLILDAVRTSNVLEIQGDKVRRRNDWMKWIISPSVHFPEASGQQSSGKSSQDILAAHVQSMALEEKTTDHSSAGGQADVHGVAIHSGLPSGDSSSLMQLSGGRITGVGVQAGSDHSISA; translated from the exons aTGGCTACGAGTAGTAGTGCGAACGCGGATTCCGCCTCGGCCACGAACCAATCGCCACGTCACTCAACCGTCGGCGCCGATACCGTCGGTAGTCCTCAATCGCGTCGCGCCACGAGGGTGGTGTCGTCCTCGCTGCCTCCGTGGACCCAAATCGTTCGCGGTCAATCTGAGCCGGTCGCCGCTGCTCCTTCTTCGCCCTCGCATACGACGGCTGTGACTGAGCCGGCTGTTGctttggtggtggtggaggaatCGATGGGGGAGGGCTCGGAGAATGGGCCGAATGGCAATGCGGGGAAGAGGCCGGCCTGGAACAAGCCTTCGAATGGACCTGCCCCGGACGTTGGTGCGGTCATGGGTGCGGCCTCTTGGCCCGCTTTATCGGTGTCCACTCGGGCCTCGGCTAAACCGTCTTCCGAATCTTCGAAATGCTTATCGGACATCGTATCGCCAGTCGCCCCGTCTCAG GGGACTGGAACAACATCTTCCTCTTCACAGAAACAAGTTAGTAATAATGCAAATTCTAATCCAACCTCGAACCACAGCATAAACACACGTCAGAGATCTATGAAGCGTCATGGTGTAAGTACATCCTCTAATGGTGGCCTCCCACCTCAGCAGCAAGCACCACCAGGTGCTGTGATTGATGGGGGTTTAAATAACCCTTCACCTAAAGATCATATGCAAAGAAGCGGGTTTTCATCACAATCCCATAGTGGTAACGATCATCCACCGCAGCGCAACTCATTTAGGAACCGCAATGGTGGCTCACATACACGTGGAGATGGTTCTCACCATCACAATTACAAAGGCAGGCATGATCATGAGCGCGGAAATTCAGATTGGAATGCTCATAGGAATTTTGCTGGCAAAGACACCCACATGCAGCCACAGAGAGTTATCCATAGGTTTATGAGGGGACCTCCATCACCTCAGAGTTCTGCCCCATTTATTCCCCCACCAACTGTGCGGCCTTATGGCGGTCCCATTGGTTTCCCTG ATATGCCGCCTCCAATGGTATATGTTGCAGCTCCTTCTCCTGAGTCACTCAGAGGCATGCCTTTTGTAGCACCAATACCGCCTCATGCACTTTTTTTCCATGCTTCTGATCCTCAGTTATATACCAAGATAGTTAATCAGATAGATTATTATTTCAg TAATGAGAATTTAGTTAAAGATATATACTTGCGGCAGAACATGGATGACCAGGGCTGGGTTCCTATTAAATTGATAGCAGGCTTCAAAAAA GTCATGCTCTTGACAGAAAATATCCAGCTTATATTGGATGCTGTGCGTACTTCAAATGTTCTGGAAATACAG GGTGACAAAGTGAGAAGGCGCAATGATTGGATGAAATGGATAATATCACCTTCGGTTCATTTTCCTGAGGCTTCAGGTCAACAGTCCTCTGGAAAGTCCAGTCAGGATATACTCGCAGCTCATGTCCAAAGCATGGCACTGGAGGAGAAGACTACCGACCACAGCAGTGCTGGTGGTCAAGCTGATGTTCATGGAGTGGCAATCCATAGTGGACTGCCATCTGGAGATTCGAGCAGCCTGATGCAGCTGTCTGGTGGCCGAATTACTGGAGTCGGTGTTCAAGCCGGTTCAGATCACTCTATTTCAGCATGA
- the LOC108997661 gene encoding uncharacterized mitochondrial protein AtMg00860-like, which translates to MVYPSKVEEVMDWKRSTTIQEIRSFLGLAGYYRRFVGRFSKLLSHLTTLTKKDVKLVWIERCERSFEELNKLSTTTPVLALQEPDKPFIVLSDTSKYSLGCALMQEGKVTAYDSRANSVIDALRCKPRTKEKRGASEVDLLLEDMRFLFVKDKSLEEIQNKVLATLQWLRISEIEELRAQQEEDEKLSKIRQKIGKDE; encoded by the exons ATGGTATACCCTAGCAAAGTGGAGGAGGTGATGGATTGGAAACGATCTACCACTATACAAGAGATTAGGAGTTTCTTGGGATTAGCCGGTTATTATCGTAGATTCGTGGGGAGATTTTCTAAGTTATTAAGCCATCTCACGACATTGACCAAGAAGGATGTTAAGCTTGTCTGGATTGAGCGGTGTGAGCGAAGCTTTGAGGAACTGAATAAACTATCAACTACCACCCCTGTTTTGGCACTACAAGAACCTGACAAGCCATTCATAGTATTAAGTGACACATCGAAGTATAGTTTAGGATGTGCTCTGATGCAGGAAGGTAAGGTGACTGCCTATGATTCTAG GGCCAACTCAGTCATTGATGCCTTAAGGTGTAAGCCAAGGACCAAGGAAAAACGAGGGGCTTCAGAGGTGGATTTGCTGTTAGAAGATATGAGGTTCCTATTTGTCAAAGACAAATCACTAGAGGAAATCCAAAACAAGGTTCTTGCCACTCTACAATGGCTGAGGATAAGCGAAATTGAGGAATTGCGAGCGCAACAAGAGGAGGATGAGAAGTTATCAAAGATTAGGCAAAAGATTGGCAAAGACGAATAA